Below is a genomic region from Leucobacter exalbidus.
GCGCGCTCGAGGGCGACCTCAGCCGCACCGCGGTGATCGTGAGCTCGAAGTCGGGCAGCACGATCGAGACCCGCAGCCACCTCGACACGTTCGAGCAGGCATTCACCGACGCCGGCATCACGCCCAGTGAGCGCGTCGTCATCGTCACCGACCCGGGCTCGCCGCTCGAGCAGCAGTCGCGCGCGGCCGACCGTCACGTCTTCCTCGCCGACCCCAATGTGGGCGGCCGTTTCTCGGTGCTCACCGCGTTTGGTCTCGTACCTGCCGGGCTCGCGGGCGCCGATATCGCTGGCCTCGTGGCCGCGGGCACTGCGGTGCGCGATGAGCTCGCACTCAACACCCCCACCAACCCCGCGCTGCGCCTCGCCGCCGCGATCTATGCTGGTCTGCCCGCACGCTTCGTGCTCGCGGTGAACGAGGATGCTTCGGCACGCTGGGGCCTCGGCCGCTGGGCCGAGCAGCTCGTCGCCGAATCGACCGGCAAGGACGGCCTCGGCGTGCTGCCGATCGCGCTGCCCGATGACGCCCCCGAATTCGACCGCGTGCCCGCAAGCGCCGTGGTCGTGCGGGTCACCGCTGATGCGGGCGCGGCTGGTGCTGCTGATGCTGCTGCTGACGCAGGCTCCGGATCGCAGGGCCTCACCGTCGCCGGTAACCTCGGCGCACAGTTCCTGCTGTGGGAGGTCGCGACCGCGGCCCTCGGTCGCCTGATGGGTATCGATCCGTTCAACCAGCCCGACGTGGAGTCGGCGAAGATCGCGGCACGCGCCGCCCTCGCCGAGCTCGACGGCACCGAAGCGGCCACGACCGTGACCGCCGCAGGCGATGTGACCGTGCTCGCCGCCCCCGCAGGCGCGGCAGCCAACACGGCCGCCGAGATCGCGGCCACGCTGCGCGAGATCACCCCGCGTGACGGCTACCTGGCCGTGCAGGCGTACGTCGATCCTGCGGGCGAGCTGCGTGAACCCCTCGAGCGGCTGCGCACTGTGCTTGCACGCGAGCTGGGCGTGCCCGTCTCGCTCGGCTACGGCCCGAGCTACCTGCACTCGGTCGGCCAGCTGCACAAGGGCGGCCCCGCGCAGGGCGCGTTCTTGCAGATCTCTGATCCGGGTGAAGAAGATCTCGCGATCGCACAGTCAGAAACGAGCTTTGGCACCCTCATCAGTGCGCAGGCCCGCGGTGACCGTGGCGTGCTGATTGAGCGCGGCCGGCCCGTGCTCGCGATCGCCCTCGCGCAGCGCGACACCAGTGTGCTGGAGCAGCTGATCACCGAGTTCACGGCGGCGTAGGTTGATCGCGGCGTAATTTTGCTGCAGCGTAAGTTGATCGCGTGAGATATCGCGCTCGCGAGTGGCCCGGTGTTCCCCAGTGGAGCACCGGGCCGCTGCGTTTTCGGGGTGCTCCGTGACTGCGCTACAGCGACATTGAGTTACTGAGTTGCTGAGTTACTGCGTCGCGACCTCCCCACAGCACCGCGCGAGCATGATCCGGAGAAAAAACAAACGGCGGGCGAAACCAAAAAGGTTTCGCCCGCCGTTGGTGTATCGCCGTTGTACCGACGAACCGCTTATGCCTTGCGGCGTGCCGTGCCGCGACGTGCGCGCAGCTTATCGAGAGCGGCGTCGAGCAATTCGACAGCCTCTTCCTCGGTGCGGCGTTCCTTCACGTACGCAAGGTGCGTCTTGTAAGGCTCGTTCTTCAATACCTGGGGCGGGTTAGCCTTGTCGCGGCCAGCCGGAAGACCCGAGGCCGGGCAATCAATCAGCTCAGGAATTTCCTCGGGCGAAACATCAGACGCAAAGTAGCGAACCGTTTCGTTGCCGAGGGCGTCCCAGTATGAAATCATTGTGCGCTCTGCGCGCGAGCCGTGATCCTTCTCCCCCATGGGGCCTGATCCGACACGTGCGCCGCGGATGGCGTTGCTGCCTGCCACTGAAAACCTTTCCTTCGAGTGCGAACGTAAGCCCGACGCCCAATACAGACGTCGGGCTTACGAGATGACGCTTTAGACGACCGAGAACCGCTCGAGCAGGCCGAGGCCGATGATCGAGACACCCCAAACGACAGAGACGATGATCGTAATGCGGTTCAGGTTACGCTCGGCAACACCTGACGAACCGAGGCTCGAGGTGACACCGCCGCCGAACATATCGGACAGCCCGCCACCCCTGCCCTTGTGGAGCAAAATGAACAGCGTCAGCAGAAGACTCGTCAGCACGAGGATGACGATCAGAGCGATCTTAAGAATGAGCACGTGAGTGACCTTTCACGGGTTGCGGGCGCGGAAAACCTACGCCCCAGTATAGTCGGGCTAGTTAGGCGCCCGTGACGTGCTTGCGGAACTGGATGATCCGCGAGAATTCTTCTGACTTCAGGCTTGCGCCGCCGACGAGCGCGCCGTCAACATTGGGCTGGGCCATGAAGCCCGCAATGTTCTGGCTGGCCACTGAACCGCCGTAGAGAATACGGGTCGCAGCGGCGCGCTCGTCGCCCACCGTGTCGCGCAGAGCTTCACGCAGTGCCGCGGCGACTGCCTCGGCCTGCTCGGCCGAAGCGGCCTGGCCGCTACCGATAGCCCACACGGGCTCGTACGCGATGACGAACTCGGCACCCTCGGGCAGGGCGCTAACGGCGGCCTGCATCTGGGCGAGCGGGATCGCGGCGGGGCCGTGCTCTTCGAGATCGGCGGCGGTTTCACCCACGCAGATCATGGGCACGAGGCCAGCGTTGGAAGCCGCGGCGGCCTTCGCGCCGATCAGCTCGTCAGATTCGCCGTGACCCTGGCGACGCTCTGAGTGGCCAACGAGTGCGTAGTGCACCTCGAGCTTTGCAAGCATTGCGGCCGAAATGTCACCGGTGAATGCACCGGCAGCCTCGGGCGACAGATCCTGTGCGCCCAGAGCGATCGGCAGCTTATCTGCGGTGAGCAGCGTCTGCACCGAGCGCAGATCGGTGAACGGCGGGAATACGGCTACCTCGACGTCGGTGTAATCGTGACGCGCATCCTTCAGCGACCACGACAGCTTCTGCACGAGCGCGATGGCCTGCAGGTGGTCGAGGTTCATCTTCCAGTTGCCCGCGATCAGCGGGGTGCGCTCTGCGAACGGCAGGGGTTCGCGTGCGGTCTGGGTGTTCTGTGCGTCGCTCATGCGAGCACCTCCAATCCTGGCAGCTGCTTGCCCTCGAGGAACTCGAGGCTTGCGCCGCCGCCGGTAGAAATATGGCCAAAATCAGTGTCGGCGAACCCGAGGGCTCGCACTGCGGCAGCGGAGTCGCCGCCGCCCACAACGGTGAAACCGTCGGTGTCGGTGAGCGCCTGGGCAACCGTGCGGGTGCCGCCGGCGAATGCCTCCATCTCGAACACGCCCATGGGGCCGTTCCAGAAGACGGTGGCAGATTCGTTGATGACGCGGGCAAACTCAGCGGCCGAATCGGGCCCAATATCGAGCCCGATGCCGGCTTCGCCGAAGCTGCTCTCGCCAATCGCGTGAGCCGAAACGGTTTCGTGAGCCGCATCTGCCGCGAAGGCGGCAGCAACGATCACGTCGGTCGGCAGCACGATACGCACACCGCGACGCTCAGCCTCGGCGAGGTAGCCGCGCACGGTGTCGAGCTGATCCTTCTCGAGCAGGCTGGATGCCACGCTGTGGCCCTGCGCTGCGAGGAAGGTGAAGAGCATGCCGCCACCAATGAGCAGCGTGTCAACGCGCTCGAGCAGGTGCGAGATGACGCCGAGCTTGTCGGAGACCTTCGAACCACCAAGCACGACCGTGTAGGGGCGCTCGGCGCGAGCGGTCAAGCGCTCGAGTACTTCAAGCTCGGCAGCGACGAGGCGGCCGGCTGCACTGGGCAGCACTGCGGCGAGCTCGGTGACGCTGGCCTGGCGGCGGTGCACGACACCAAACCCGTCTGAGACGAAGGCGTCGGCGTGCGTGGCGAGCTGCTTGGCGAAGGCGAGGCGTTCAGCTTCATCCTTGCTGGTTTCGCCCGCGTTGAAGCGCAGGTTCTCGAGCAGCACGATGTCGCCATCGGCGAGGCCCGTGATCGCAGCGTCTGCGTCAGCGCCCACCGTCTGAGCGACAAAGTTGACGGGTACTTCGAGCAGCTCGGCCATGCGCGCGGCAACCGGGCGCAGCGAGAAGCGAGCCTCGGGCTCGCCCTTGGGGCGGCCCAGGTGGCTGATGAGCACAACCCGAGCGCCTGCGTCGCGCAGCTCCCGAATCGTAGTGAGTGACGCACGAATGCGGCCATCGTCAGTGATGACGCCGTCGGCGAGAGGAACGTTGAGATCGCAGCGGACGATAACCGTCCGAGAGCGAAGCGACCCGAGTGATTCGATAGTGCGCATGTGGAGAGCGGGTTCCTTAGATTGCTGAAATAAAAGCGCCCCGTGGCCTGCACAGGTGCAGGCCACGGGGGTACAGGCCGAGTTAGATCAGGCCGGGGGTCTGCGTACGAGCAGCTTCGAAACGCTTTGCAACGTCCTGCCAGTTCGCGATGTTCCAGAATGCCTTGACGTAGTCAGCGCGCACGTTGAGGTAATCGAGGTAGTACGCGTGCTCCCACACATCAAGCATCAGCAGGGGCACGGTGCCTGCGGGGAGGTTGGCGTGCTGATCGAACATCTGCACGATGTTGGGGCGCTGACCGAGCGTGTCCCAAGCCAGCACTGACCAGCCTGAGCCCTGCACACCGAGTGCGGTGGCCGTGAAGTGAGCCTGGAACTTCTCGAACGAGCCGAAGCTGTCATCGAGAGCTGCAGCGAGCTCGCCCTCGGGGCGGTCGCCACCCTCGGGCGAGAGGTTGTTCCAGAAAATCGTGTGGTTGACGTGACCGCCAACGTTGAACGCAAGATCCTTCTCAAGCTTGTTGACGTTCGCGAGGTTACCCGATTCGCGGGCCTCGGCGAGCTGGTCAAGCGCGGTGTTGGCGCCGGTTACGTAAGCCTGGTGGTGCTTGTCGTGGTGCAACTGCATGATCTTGCCACTGATGTGCGGCTCAAGTGCCGAGTAGTCGTAGGGAAGATCGGGAAGTGAATAGGCAGCCATATGGCCCTCCAGACGATAAGACGAACAGTTGTCACCTCTAGTCTAGGGCGCAACACCCCACAACACTGAGGGCCCGCCGTCAATTTCTCGACAAGCGGACCCTCGTGTGGTGACACTCTTCAAGTGCCGATGGCTAGCGACGCACCGCGGCGCGTCACCCAGCCTGCATTACGCGATTTCGTCGGGAATGCTCGCCTCGGTGCCCGGGATCCCGCGCGCTTCGGCTTCTTTATCGGCCATGGCCAGCAGGCGCCGGATCCGGCCAGCAATTGCGTCCTTCGTCAGCGCGGGCTCAGCGCGTGCGCCGAGATCGTCAAGGCTGGCTTCGCGGTGCGTCAGACGCAGCGAGCCGGCGTACTTCAGGTGATCCGGAGCAGCGTCACCGAGAATTTCGAGCGCGCGCTCCACGCGAGCGCAGGCAGCAACCGAGGCCTGGGCCGAACGGCGCAGGTTCGCGTCGTCGAAGTTCACGAGACGGTTTGCGGTGGCGCGGGTCTCGCGGGCACGCTTCAGCTCTTCCCAGCGGGTGCGCGCGTCTTCAGCGCCCATCACACCGAGCATCACGCCGATCGCGTCGGTATCGCGCACGATGACGCGGTTCTGGCCACGAATCTCGCGGCTCTTCGCGTCGACGCCGAGACGGCTTGCGGCGCCCACGAGGGCCATGGCGACCTCGCTCGTGGGGCATGCGAGCTCGAGGCTTGCCGAACGGCCCGGGGCCGTCAGGCTGCCGCGCGCAAGAAACGCGCCGCGCAGGATCGCTGCGAGCTCGGGCTGTGCGCCCGTCGTGAGACGGTTCGGCAAGCCACGAATCTGGCGGCGGCGCT
It encodes:
- a CDS encoding superoxide dismutase; this translates as MAAYSLPDLPYDYSALEPHISGKIMQLHHDKHHQAYVTGANTALDQLAEARESGNLANVNKLEKDLAFNVGGHVNHTIFWNNLSPEGGDRPEGELAAALDDSFGSFEKFQAHFTATALGVQGSGWSVLAWDTLGQRPNIVQMFDQHANLPAGTVPLLMLDVWEHAYYLDYLNVRADYVKAFWNIANWQDVAKRFEAARTQTPGLI
- a CDS encoding glucose-6-phosphate isomerase, yielding MRVDLPSELSERVEFTDALTRLVADQVASNIFAFDATLWGAAAQPEASVRLGWTDVDPAARELIPAIDELREAFAAQGVNRFVLCGMGGSSLGPAVIAQWAGIELTMLDSTDPAAVARALEGDLSRTAVIVSSKSGSTIETRSHLDTFEQAFTDAGITPSERVVIVTDPGSPLEQQSRAADRHVFLADPNVGGRFSVLTAFGLVPAGLAGADIAGLVAAGTAVRDELALNTPTNPALRLAAAIYAGLPARFVLAVNEDASARWGLGRWAEQLVAESTGKDGLGVLPIALPDDAPEFDRVPASAVVVRVTADAGAAGAADAAADAGSGSQGLTVAGNLGAQFLLWEVATAALGRLMGIDPFNQPDVESAKIAARAALAELDGTEAATTVTAAGDVTVLAAPAGAAANTAAEIAATLREITPRDGYLAVQAYVDPAGELREPLERLRTVLARELGVPVSLGYGPSYLHSVGQLHKGGPAQGAFLQISDPGEEDLAIAQSETSFGTLISAQARGDRGVLIERGRPVLAIALAQRDTSVLEQLITEFTAA
- the tpiA gene encoding triose-phosphate isomerase, translating into MSDAQNTQTAREPLPFAERTPLIAGNWKMNLDHLQAIALVQKLSWSLKDARHDYTDVEVAVFPPFTDLRSVQTLLTADKLPIALGAQDLSPEAAGAFTGDISAAMLAKLEVHYALVGHSERRQGHGESDELIGAKAAAASNAGLVPMICVGETAADLEEHGPAAIPLAQMQAAVSALPEGAEFVIAYEPVWAIGSGQAASAEQAEAVAAALREALRDTVGDERAAATRILYGGSVASQNIAGFMAQPNVDGALVGGASLKSEEFSRIIQFRKHVTGA
- a CDS encoding RNA polymerase-binding protein RbpA; this translates as MAGSNAIRGARVGSGPMGEKDHGSRAERTMISYWDALGNETVRYFASDVSPEEIPELIDCPASGLPAGRDKANPPQVLKNEPYKTHLAYVKERRTEEEAVELLDAALDKLRARRGTARRKA
- the secG gene encoding preprotein translocase subunit SecG, whose protein sequence is MLILKIALIVILVLTSLLLTLFILLHKGRGGGLSDMFGGGVTSSLGSSGVAERNLNRITIIVSVVWGVSIIGLGLLERFSVV
- the whiA gene encoding DNA-binding protein WhiA, translating into MLSTPEVKNELVRVPVQRTGERMAEVATVLRVAGGLHSISGRIALEIELHTPQIVQRVRKDLAELYGVRSDAKQLPPSTTRPGAPQFLVRVIDGETLARQLGLLDQRRRQIRGLPNRLTTGAQPELAAILRGAFLARGSLTAPGRSASLELACPTSEVAMALVGAASRLGVDAKSREIRGQNRVIVRDTDAIGVMLGVMGAEDARTRWEELKRARETRATANRLVNFDDANLRRSAQASVAACARVERALEILGDAAPDHLKYAGSLRLTHREASLDDLGARAEPALTKDAIAGRIRRLLAMADKEAEARGIPGTEASIPDEIA
- a CDS encoding phosphoglycerate kinase — translated: MRTIESLGSLRSRTVIVRCDLNVPLADGVITDDGRIRASLTTIRELRDAGARVVLISHLGRPKGEPEARFSLRPVAARMAELLEVPVNFVAQTVGADADAAITGLADGDIVLLENLRFNAGETSKDEAERLAFAKQLATHADAFVSDGFGVVHRRQASVTELAAVLPSAAGRLVAAELEVLERLTARAERPYTVVLGGSKVSDKLGVISHLLERVDTLLIGGGMLFTFLAAQGHSVASSLLEKDQLDTVRGYLAEAERRGVRIVLPTDVIVAAAFAADAAHETVSAHAIGESSFGEAGIGLDIGPDSAAEFARVINESATVFWNGPMGVFEMEAFAGGTRTVAQALTDTDGFTVVGGGDSAAAVRALGFADTDFGHISTGGGASLEFLEGKQLPGLEVLA